In Bacteroidales bacterium, the DNA window GATACTTCCTTTTATAAAAAACTACTACATCTAAACCCCAAAGAAAGAGAAGAAGTTGGCTTTTTTTTTAAAGCATATATGGCTAGAGAAATTTATGGTAATGAAAGTTTTTTCAAAGTCATTTCAACAATTGATCAAAGTATCCAAAAAGCACTGGAGATTTTGAAAAGAAACTAAATTTGTTGTCTTACTATTTGTTCTATGTAATCAAGTATTTCCGAAATGTTATTTTTTTTGAGACTCGAAACAGCTATGTGAGGGGGTAGATCGATTTCAAAGTGGTCGCGTAGCCATCGATCGTACGTTTCTATGTTTCTAACTAACTGATTGGATGAAATTTTGTCTTTTTTGGTGAAAACAATCATAAAAGGCAATTTTGCTTTTTGAAGCCATTGAATAATTATTCCATCTAAAGACTGCGGAGGTATCACAATATCTACGAGGTAAAAAACATGTGATAAATGCGAAGAATATGATAAATAGTCATAGATTATTTTTTCCCATTGAAATCTTGTTTTCTTGCTAACCTTTGCATAACCTAGTCCTGGTAAATCAACCCATAAACACTTGTTTTCCCATCGGTATACATTTAATGTTTGAGTTTTTCCGGGGGTAGAACTGACATATGCTAGCTTAGTACCAGCAAGGGCATTGATTAAAGAAGACTTTCCAACGTTTGATCTACCGGCAAAAGCAATTTCAGGGAGTCCTATCTGGGGAATATCTTTCCAAGAAAGGTAACTACCAATGAACTGTACTTTATTCATTGACTATTTTAGGACGCTTTTTATAATACGACTCAAGGTGACGATGTTTCTTGGAAGGATAAATATCGGGTATGGTAATGAGTATACCAATTTCTTCCACTGGACCAAACTCTGGATTCAAAGCTGAACCAAAAGTTTTCATGGTGGCTGAAAGATTCATATAAGCATTAATAAGCGGAGGAAATATCATTCCACGCTGCCGGACAAATCGATGAAGAATGGTATGATTTTCTTTATAACTAGCACCTTGTAAAATTGCTTCCATTTCCTCGGCAGGACTAAAAACAGGACGTGGCTCGATAGGATAGACCAACTTATCTGGATCAGGAAAATATTTGAAAAGAAAATACAGGATTAAATCTCTTGCTAACTGATCAAACTTCAGATACATGGTCATCTTACCAAAAAAATACTTCACATCTGGATTCTTGATGATCAATGATCCCAAGCCATCCCAAAGATTATCGAGCGAAAAAATACCTTTGCGTGGATCTTTAGACGGTTGATATTTAGGTTGAACAAAGCTTCGTCCTAACTCAATGGTTTTGGGCATGTAATATACTTGAAATATGCGAGAGAATCTAAAAATATGCGTTGTTGCAAGATGGTAATTTCCTCGTTCGTCGACAGGTACATTAGCAAGCTTTATAAAACGATAGCCTCCAACAATTTCTTCTTCTTCGGGATTCCAAACAATCAGTTGAGAATACAAATTTGGTCCCATATCAAATTCATCAATATCAACGGGTTTGCCAGTTCCACCACCAGCCTCTCTAAATGCTATTTCTCGGAGCCTTCCAACTTCGTGCATAAGAGCTGGACGCTGAGGTCCATTGAAAATATAAATTTCATTTTTACCAAAATTTGTATATCGAACAAAAATATCACGTGTTAATTCTTTTTTTAACTCTTCTCGAGGAACTGGCTCTGCTATTGGTTGATAATCAATTTGAATATTTGTGTTTTTCATAATTTTATTGCTTCAATTGATACACTATCTGTTTAACGTATGCTGCCCATTCTTTATCAGAACGAGATTCATCAAAAAATTCGGGATGAATGGGTTTTCCAAAGATGAGGGTAAAATGCTTTTCTTTCTGGCGAAACATCTCGTCTGGCAAATAGATCATTTCAATGTTAAATTTGATTCCTAAACGCTTTCTCCAGTTAGCTAATCGATAAAAACGATTGGAATTTCTACCAGTTATAAAAGTAGGTATAATTTTGCGATTGAATTTTCGGGCTTTTTGAATAAAAGTTTTTTTCCATTCAAGATCCACAATTTCCCCTTTTATTTTTCTCGAAGCAAGGCCAGAAGGAAAATACAAAATTTCCTTATCCGACTGAAAAACTTCTTCTAGTTTTCGAACATTTTCAATAGATTGACTACCAATTTTATTAATGGGTATAAAAAGAGGCTTCAGTTGGGGAAGATAAAGCAAAAAATCATTGACTGGGAATACAATATTGGGATGATACTTACCCACAACCATCATCAAAGCCAGACCATCCAAGCCTCCCATAGGATGATTTGCAGCTACAATGAAACGTTTATTGTGAGCAATATGTTCTTCTCCAATAACATCTAGTTGAATATGGAAATAATCCATGACAGCTCGAACAAAATCCAATCCAATAAGATCTTTGTTTTTCCACAGAAAATCGTTGACTTCATCAACATGCAAAATTTTTTCTAAGTATCTTAAAACAAATCCAGGTATAATTTTTAAAAGGCGGGGATTTCTATCGACTATCAATTGACGGACATCAATGGTCTTTTCCGTGATCAGGAGACTACCATTTTTAATAAGATTACTCATTCCTCTAGTGCTTACATGCAAAATTACACAATTAAACCACAATTTAATTAAAGTAACTTCTTGAAACTAATTGCAAGATCTGAGCAATGATAGTAATTTAGTGGCATTATTTACCACTTTTTGCCACTCTAAAATTACCTGAAAATCAGTGATTTATAAAAAAAAGATATTTTTTTTAAAAAAAGTTTTTAACATTGTGGCAAAAAGTGGATAATTTGTAAAAAAATTTATTTACTTTACAGTCGAAAATGAACAACAATATTTTAATTATTGGAGTACACGAAGCAAGACTGGACGAAAAGGGTCGTTTCAGTTTTCCTGCTGCTTTGAAAAAGCAGCTAGAACAGCATATTGCTCAAGGTTTTATCATTAAACGTAGTATTTTTTATCCATGTCTTGAACTTTATCTGATGCTTACTTGGGAAAAGGAAATGCAATTACTTTCAAAACTCAATCGTTTTGTTAAGAAAAACAATGATTTTATTCGTCTATTTTTGGCTGGATCTCGTCAGGTTATACTGGACGACAATGGTCGTCTGCTTATTCCTCGCGATCTGATTCAATATGCCCACTTGAATCGAGACATTGTATTGGCTAGTAGTTTGGACAGAATTGAAATCTGGAATAAAGACGAATATGAAAACTTCCTTTACCAAAAAAGCTCTGATTTTGGATCACTAAGCGAAGAAGTAATGGGCAACATCCAAAACATAGAATCATGATGATCAAACATCAACCTGTCTTGCTGACCCAAGTTCTTGACTATCTTGCCATCGATCCTGATGGTATTTACGTCGATGCAACCTTCGGAACAGGTGGCCATGCCTTTGAAATTTACAAACATTTGTCCCCAAAAGGAAAAGTTATTGCATTCGACAGAGATGCAGAAGTGATTGACCAATTTTCAAATGAACTTCCACAGAATTTGTTTTTATTTCATTCAACTTTTTCTTTTATTCAACACTTTCTACTTTATACAGACACAAACGAAATTGACGGATTGCTAGCCGACTTAGGCATCTCAAGTCACCAAGTAGATTCACCCCTAAGAGGATTTTCATACTTAAAAGATGGTCCTCTGGACATGCGAATGAATCCACGAAGTAAATTCAGCGCCTATGATGTTATTAATACTTACAGCTATCAAAAACTTACCGATATCTTCAGAAATTACGGCGAACTATCTAATGCTAATCAGGTAGCAGAACTTATTGTTAATGCTCGCACGGTAAAACCTATTCGCACAACCCTTGAATTGGTGGAGATATTAAAACCCGTGATGCCTCCCAAGTCATATTCCTTCTTATCGAAAGTTTTTCAAGCCATAAGGATAGAAGTCAATCAAGAGCTTGAAGAACTTCAATCTTTATTGGAACAAAGTAAAACATGGCTCAAAAAAGGTGGTAGGTTGGTCATCATCAGCTATCATTCTATTGAAGATAGGATGGTAAAAAAATTTTTTTTAGAAACAGAAACAACTCTTCAAACTATGGATACTGAATATTATCTCTATGGAAAGAAGAATCAAGCTACATGGAAAATACTTACGAAAAAACCCATTAGGCCATCCGAAAGTGAAATGCAATTAAATCCCAGAAGTAGAAGTGCAAAATTACGAGCAGCTGAAAAGATATGA includes these proteins:
- the yihA gene encoding ribosome biogenesis GTP-binding protein YihA/YsxC, whose product is MNKVQFIGSYLSWKDIPQIGLPEIAFAGRSNVGKSSLINALAGTKLAYVSSTPGKTQTLNVYRWENKCLWVDLPGLGYAKVSKKTRFQWEKIIYDYLSYSSHLSHVFYLVDIVIPPQSLDGIIIQWLQKAKLPFMIVFTKKDKISSNQLVRNIETYDRWLRDHFEIDLPPHIAVSSLKKNNISEILDYIEQIVRQQI
- a CDS encoding GNAT family N-acetyltransferase; the encoded protein is MKNTNIQIDYQPIAEPVPREELKKELTRDIFVRYTNFGKNEIYIFNGPQRPALMHEVGRLREIAFREAGGGTGKPVDIDEFDMGPNLYSQLIVWNPEEEEIVGGYRFIKLANVPVDERGNYHLATTHIFRFSRIFQVYYMPKTIELGRSFVQPKYQPSKDPRKGIFSLDNLWDGLGSLIIKNPDVKYFFGKMTMYLKFDQLARDLILYFLFKYFPDPDKLVYPIEPRPVFSPAEEMEAILQGASYKENHTILHRFVRQRGMIFPPLINAYMNLSATMKTFGSALNPEFGPVEEIGILITIPDIYPSKKHRHLESYYKKRPKIVNE
- a CDS encoding 1-acyl-sn-glycerol-3-phosphate acyltransferase, with amino-acid sequence MSNLIKNGSLLITEKTIDVRQLIVDRNPRLLKIIPGFVLRYLEKILHVDEVNDFLWKNKDLIGLDFVRAVMDYFHIQLDVIGEEHIAHNKRFIVAANHPMGGLDGLALMMVVGKYHPNIVFPVNDFLLYLPQLKPLFIPINKIGSQSIENVRKLEEVFQSDKEILYFPSGLASRKIKGEIVDLEWKKTFIQKARKFNRKIIPTFITGRNSNRFYRLANWRKRLGIKFNIEMIYLPDEMFRQKEKHFTLIFGKPIHPEFFDESRSDKEWAAYVKQIVYQLKQ
- the mraZ gene encoding division/cell wall cluster transcriptional repressor MraZ, whose translation is MNNNILIIGVHEARLDEKGRFSFPAALKKQLEQHIAQGFIIKRSIFYPCLELYLMLTWEKEMQLLSKLNRFVKKNNDFIRLFLAGSRQVILDDNGRLLIPRDLIQYAHLNRDIVLASSLDRIEIWNKDEYENFLYQKSSDFGSLSEEVMGNIQNIES
- the rsmH gene encoding 16S rRNA (cytosine(1402)-N(4))-methyltransferase RsmH, coding for MMIKHQPVLLTQVLDYLAIDPDGIYVDATFGTGGHAFEIYKHLSPKGKVIAFDRDAEVIDQFSNELPQNLFLFHSTFSFIQHFLLYTDTNEIDGLLADLGISSHQVDSPLRGFSYLKDGPLDMRMNPRSKFSAYDVINTYSYQKLTDIFRNYGELSNANQVAELIVNARTVKPIRTTLELVEILKPVMPPKSYSFLSKVFQAIRIEVNQELEELQSLLEQSKTWLKKGGRLVIISYHSIEDRMVKKFFLETETTLQTMDTEYYLYGKKNQATWKILTKKPIRPSESEMQLNPRSRSAKLRAAEKI